DNA from Bacteroides zoogleoformans:
GTCGTCAGCAAGGCATTCAACTCTTCATTGTCAATATCCACCGGATAGAGAGCATCAACCCGCTTCATGAAATCACCGAGGATATTCATGTAGTTTGTAAATGCGTCATAAGGGGATTCATAGATGCCGCGATTCAAGCCGACACCGTTTATCTTGGTTGTCATAAACCGGAAATTGTTACTTGCCTGCAAATAATCCCAGTCTTGTTTAATGCGACGGTCGTCGCAAAGATGAACCCGTTCGGCAACGCTATACAGTTTATTGAATGCTTCACGCTGCATCACATTTCCCAACCAGCAACTCGTATCTCTTTCCTCGTCTATCCAAGACATCGGATAAGGCACATCCAACTGGGATATGGATTTCAGCTTGGTAATGATTTCCGTAGGAGTAGAGAAAGTGATACCTTTCTGCTTGGCACAAACAGGCAAAGCCTTCAAAAAATCCAAAATGTTGGAAGACAAGGGCTGAGACATGCCCAAAGCAGAAAGTTCCATAAAGATGTTGATGACTTGCTCTTCCTGTGGCAAGGCATCAATCCAACCGATATACTTGTCAGCAAACAAGGGATATTCATTCCATTCGGAATTGGAGAAGCGCAAACTGATATCATCGGACAATTTGAAATCGCGCAACAACAATTTCAGATTCGGATTCATGGAACAATGATATACATAGTGCGGACTCTTCCAGCCCAAAACATGCTTGGCGCCCTCGGTCAATATTCCCTTGAATCCCCAAGCAGCCACCATCGCACCGATTTCATCATTATAAATCAGGCTTGAGTTGCGGAACACTTTCGGAGCTTTACCAAACATTTGTTTCATCTTTGCACTCTGTCGCATCACCTCTTCCTTAAAACAATCTTCGTTGGCCAAAGACGCAAGTCCGTGAGAATAAGGCTCGGCAAGGAACTCGCAACAACCGGTATCGTTGAGCTGATGCAGCAAATCAACAACGGCAGGAGCATGGATTTCTAACTGCTCAAGCGCCACACCCGAAATGGACAAGGCAACTTTGAAAGCTCCGCCGGACGTCTTCACCATCTCAATCAAAGTGGTCAGAGCCGGTATATAAGATCGTTCGGCAACCTCATTTATACTAATCTCATTGGCATAATCATCGTAGTAATAATGATCGGTACCTATATCAAAAAAGCGATAACGCTTCAAATGAATGATTTGATGTATTTCAAAATAAAGACAGATAGTTCTCATATCCATTAGTTTTTTATTATTTACCATAGTTTCTTAACACATCCTCATAGAGAGCACGAATCTTCAGACCCACTTTTTCCCAAGTTATTCCATCTACCTCTTTCTTTCCTTCTTCCTGCAAATAATGGAAAAGAGCAGGATTTGTACAAATGGAATAAATAGCATCGGCCATCGCATGAATATCCCAATAATCGGTCTTCATCACTTTATCGAGAATCTCGCCACAACCCGACTGTTTGGAAATGACAGAAGGGGTACCGCATTGCATTGCCTCAAGCGGCGCAATACCAAAAGGCTCGGAAACGGAAGGCATGACAAACACATCACTGTTCTTATATACCTCATATACCTGTTTCCCTTTCATGAAGCCGGGGAAATGAAATCGGTCGGCAATACCCCGTTCGGCTGCCAAATTGATCATCGCATTCATCATATCTCCCGAACCGGCCATCACAAAACGAATGTTCCGCGTACGCTTCAAAACAAGAGCCGCAGCTTCCACAAAATACTCAGGTCCTTTCTGCATGGTGATGCGTCCGAGGAACGTTACCACCTTCTCTTTGGAGTGGTCGGGGCGAGAAATGTCTTGATACTCCTGCGAAAGCGGATAAACGGCATTATGCATCGCAAACACTTTCTTAGGATTTTGATGGTACTCATTAATGACTGTGCGACGAGTAAGTTCGGATACGCACATGATGCAATCGGCATAATCCATGCCGTTCTTTTCCATGGCATAAACAGTGGGATTGACTTTACCACGCGAACGATCGAAGTCGGTGGCATGCACATGGATACACAGCGGCTTGCCACTCACCATCTTGGCATGCACTCCTGCGGGATAAGTCAACCAATCATGCGCATGAATAATATCAAATTGTTGCTGACGTGCCACCACACCGGCAATAATAGAGAAGTTGTTTATCTCTTCATGCAAGTTGCCGGGATAGCCACCTGCAAATTCCATACAACCGATGTCATTGACATGCAAATAAGAAAAATCAGCATAAATATGGTCCCGAAAAGACCAGTAGTCTTCAGGGGACATCTTACCGGTGAGACGAGACTTCAAATAGTTGTAATCAACATCACGCCACACAACAGGCACTTGATTCATTCCTACTATCTTCAGGAAGTCTTCTTCCTCTCCGGTGGGCTTGGGCATGCAGAATACCGTTTCCACATCGCCCTGTAGACTTAACCCTTTGGTAATCCCGTAAGAAGCAACAGCAAGACCGCCATATATCTTGGGAGGAAATTCCCATCCAAACATTAAAACTTTCATCTTCAATTCCTCCTTTATAAATTATACTTAGACAACAGCTTCAAGATACGCAGGATTTCGGCCGTATTCATGGCAAAAGATACCGCCCCTCTACCCACGAACGGAGGATTGCCGTCGAAAAGCTCGGGCAAGGCCCCGATACAGTGAGAGGTCATTTCATCTTCCATACCAATCAGATATCTTTCGACAAACGATATACCGCTCATTTTATAAATGCGTAAGTATGCTTCCATATAGAAACCCATCAACCATGGCCACGCCGTACCCTGATGATAAGCATAGTCTCTTTGTTGCTGAGGGCCGACATAGTTCGGATTATAGCCGCCACTCTTAGGGCTCAACGTGCGCAGGCCTTTCGGAGTCAGCAATTCTTTTGTCACGATATCCAGCACTTGTTTCTTCTGCACTCTGTCCAAAGGAGAATAGTCGAAGGCTACGGCAAATATCATATTCGGACGGACACTCCAATCCATCATATACCCATTGACATAGTCAAACAGATAACCATACTCATTGCGGAATACATCAACAAAAGATTTGCCGGCCATTTCTGCCCGGGCATCCAGATTGTCAGCGAGGAGTGTGTTCCCACCCTCACGGAACATATCGGCCGTGAAACGAAGTGCATTATACCATAAAGCGTTCACTTCTACAATATAACCGGTACGGGGCGTCACAGGCTTTCCGTTGACTGTAGAGTTCATCCATGTCACGGCTTTCTCTGTACCGTTTGTATAGAGCAGTCCGTTCTCATGTAGAAAGAGATTGCTATGTTTACGACCAAGAATATAACTCATTATTTCCTCAAGCAACGCACCATACATCTGTCTGCAACGCTCGCGAGACGTCTCCTTGGCATATTGTTGCAATGCCCATACAGCCCACAGAAGCACATCCGGATGTTCTATCTCGTAAATCTTATATGTCAAAGGCTCTCCGTTGACAAATTGCCGGATAGCCTTTTCAGCAGTTTTCATGACATCCTCAAACTCTTCTTGCTCCTCAATGCCCAACGTCAATCCCGGCAAAGAGATAAACAAATCGCGGGCACGGCATTTAAACCAAGGATAACCGGCAAAAACGTAATGTTCCTCTCCTTGCTTATTGTGGAATTGATGCGCAGAGTTTTTCAGACAATGATAGAAACTGTCACGCGGAGTACGATCCTCCACCTCCGAATCAAAAATTCGCTTCAAGTTGCGGGGGGCAATCCCCGAGATACCGGCAGAAAAGACAACGCTATCTCCTTTTTTGATATCTATTTCGAAATAGCCGGGCACATAAAGGTCTTCGTAGAAATCATACCCGCGCTCTTGTTCCTTGGGATATTCAATGCCACGATACCAATCGGGCTGAAAGTGAAACTCATTTTTCTTATTCAACTGCATGAAAAGTTCCGGATAACCGGAATACATGCAAGTCTTAATGCCATTCTCCACCGGCTGATAATTTCGACTTGCCTGCCCATTCTCGTGTGTGTACTCGCGCACACTACGAAAAGCAAGAAAAGGCCGGAGCCTAAGCGTAGTTGCCGAGTGGGCGTCAACCAAGGTATAACGAATCAAAATCCGGTTTTCATGATGTACAAAAATCTTCTCCTTACGTAGAATCACACCGCCTACACGATAAGTAGTAGCCGGAATCTTTTCGCAATCGAATTCTCGAATATACTTATGCCCGTTGGGACTGAAGTGATTTCCCTGATACTTATGCAACCCTAAATTGAACTCTGCTCCATGCTGGATTACAGTCTCATCCAGAGAAGACAGTAAGACATGGTTTTCATCATCCAAATTAGGAACGGGTATCACCAAAAGCCCATGGTATTTGCGTGTATTACAATCCACGATTGTTGTACAATGATAAGCTCCGGATTTATTTGTCCGAAGAATCTCTCTTGGCAAAGATTCTTGCAAATTAATCATTAAAGTCTTATCAAATCGTAAATAACTCATAGTTGTGCATTATTATTTAAAGGTTAATTTTTCAGGTAACCAGACAACAATGTGTCTAACAGTTCCAAAAATACGAATTAAAGCTAATAGAGAAAATAAAAAGTAGTTTTTTTTTCGGCTTTCAGTCAAATATTCCGTAGTATTGTAGAAAAAAACAAATCAACCTGCTAAACGATGAAAAATGAAATGCGCAAAATGGCATTGGCAGCCGCTATACCCTTATTTCTACTATTCATTCTATACATCCTGAAAGTCCTGGAGATAGGTATGAACTGGGACTTCACCCACCTGGGTGTATATCCAATGGAGAGACGCGGCGTGTTTGGAATTTTCGCATACCCTTTGGCACATAGCGGATTCAAGCACCTGATGGCCAATACAATACCATTATTCTTCCTAGCATGGTGCCTTTTCTATTTTTACCGGCACATAGCCTCCTACATCTTCTTTTCCATTTGGATAGGTTGCGGCATACTCACCTTTCTGATAGGTAAGCCGGGATGGCATATCGGTGCCAGCGGCATCATCTACGGATTGGCTTTCTTCCTATTTTTAAGCGGTATACTGCGCCGTCACGTACCGCTCATTGCCATCTCCCTATTGGTCACATTCTTATATGGCGGTCTGGTGTGGAATATGTTCCCGCAGTTTGTCCGGACAAACATCTCTTGGGAAGGGCATATCAGCGGCGCCATAGCAGGCACATTATCCGCCATAGGGTTCATGCACCGCGGACCGCAACGCCCCGAACCGTTTGCCGATGATGAAGAGGAAGAAGAAGAGATTAAGAAAGAAAAGAATACTGTTTCTGAGTAGCACGTTTAAGAAATAATAAAAAAAATAAAAAGAGACACTTGGAGTTTAGTGCACACATTGATAATGCCTACTTTTGTCACCAAACCAGAAGATTAAAGAACCATCATGAATACAATGTTCGATACCATCTTGCAACTGCCGCTCTTTCAGGGCCTCGCTCAGGAAGATTTCACCAACATTCTGGAAAAGATAAAACTTAGCTTTACAAAACACAAAGCCGGTGAAGTCATTGTAAAAGCCGGTGACGTGTGCGGCAGACTCATATTCACCTTGAAAGGAGAAGTTGCTTCAACTACCCTATCCAAGGATAACTCATATAGTTTCACAGAGTATTTCCAAGCCCCTTATCTTATAGAACCGCAATCACCATTCGGCATGAATACTGTTCATGTCTCAACGCTTACGGCCCGGACAGAAGTGCACACGGTAAGTGTAAGCAAGGACTTTGTCAGGACCGAACTCCTCAAATATGAGATATTCCGCCTGAATTACATAAACATCATCAGTAATCGTACCCAGAACTTGAACAACCGCTTGTGGACTAAAAGTGCCCCAAGTCTTGAAGAGCATATCAAAAATTTTATTTTGTCACATATTGAGCGCCCGTCAGGCGAGAAAGCTTTAAAAATCAAGATGGAAGTTTTGGCTCAAGTGATGAACGACACTCGCCTGGGAGTATCTAAAGTGCTGAACAATATGCAGAAGAAAGGCTTGATTGAACTGCATAGAGGTGAAATCGTCATCCCTGATGCCGAAAAACTCTTATAAGCATGTATCATCAAACAAAAATTCCACGGATAGTTTGTTCTTACTGCCTAAATCCGTGGAATCCATATCAATTTATACCTGAAAAAGAAAGCATTATTCCCACTCTATGGTGCTGGGTGGTTTTGAGGAAATATCATAAGTCACACGATTCACTCCTCTCACCTTATTTATAATGTCATTGGACACCTTGCCCAAAAACTCATAAGGCAAATGCGCCCAATCGGCAGTCATGGCATCGGTAGAAGTAACGGCACGTAAAGCCACGGCACGCTCGTAAGTGCGTTCGTCGCCCATCACACCCACACTCTGCACGGGCAACAAGATAACACCCGCCTGCCATACCTGATGGTAGAGAGAAGTTTCGTTACCATCGACATCTTTCACTTTCCAGTTGCGCAAGCCCTGAATAAAAATATCATCGGCCTCCTGCAGTGTACGTACCTTTTCGCGTGTAATGTCGCCCAGAATACGCACGGCCAGTCCCGGCCCGGGGAAAGGATGGCGGGTTATCAATTGTTCGGGCATACCCAATTCGCGCCCCACACGACGAACTTCATCCTTAAACAGCCACTGCAACGGTTCGCACAACCTAAGATTCATCTCCTCGGGCAAACCTCCTACATTATGATGGCTTTTGATTGTCTTACCTGTAATGTTCAGACTTTCGATACGGTCGGGATAAATAGTGCCTTGTGCCAACCAACGCGCATCGGTTATCTTATGCGCTTCCGCATCGAACACTTCGATAAAGTCGCGACCGATAATCTTGCGTTTCGTTTCAGGGTCTGTAATGCCTTCCAAGTCTTTGAAAAACTTATCGGAAGCGTCCACTCCAACCACGTTCAGTCCCAGGCACTCATAATCATGCATCACATTCTTGAACTCGTCTTTACGAAGCAAACCGTGATCCACAAATATACAGGTCAGGTTATTGCCTATGGCGCGATTCAGCAATACGGCAGCCACAGACGAATCCACACCACCGCTAAGTCCCAAGATAACACGGTCATTGCCAAGCAGTGCTTTCAGTTCTGCCACTGTAGTATCTACGAACGATGCGGCACTCCAGCTTTGGCTGCATCCGCAAATCTCCACCACGAAGTTGCGCAAAATCTGTGTACCGTCTTCCGAATGGAATACTTCGGGATGAAACTGCACCCCCCATACATCTTCTCCCTGTATCTGATAGGCGGCAATCACCACTTTATCCGTAGAAGCTATCACC
Protein-coding regions in this window:
- a CDS encoding glycoside hydrolase family 57 protein, whose amino-acid sequence is MRTICLYFEIHQIIHLKRYRFFDIGTDHYYYDDYANEISINEVAERSYIPALTTLIEMVKTSGGAFKVALSISGVALEQLEIHAPAVVDLLHQLNDTGCCEFLAEPYSHGLASLANEDCFKEEVMRQSAKMKQMFGKAPKVFRNSSLIYNDEIGAMVAAWGFKGILTEGAKHVLGWKSPHYVYHCSMNPNLKLLLRDFKLSDDISLRFSNSEWNEYPLFADKYIGWIDALPQEEQVINIFMELSALGMSQPLSSNILDFLKALPVCAKQKGITFSTPTEIITKLKSISQLDVPYPMSWIDEERDTSCWLGNVMQREAFNKLYSVAERVHLCDDRRIKQDWDYLQASNNFRFMTTKINGVGLNRGIYESPYDAFTNYMNILGDFMKRVDALYPVDIDNEELNALLTTIKNQGTEIEELHKELDKMQAKLEKAKGVEKKETKAEVKATAKKSHPKGKRITGSALKNADK
- a CDS encoding rhomboid family intramembrane serine protease, with product MKNEMRKMALAAAIPLFLLFILYILKVLEIGMNWDFTHLGVYPMERRGVFGIFAYPLAHSGFKHLMANTIPLFFLAWCLFYFYRHIASYIFFSIWIGCGILTFLIGKPGWHIGASGIIYGLAFFLFLSGILRRHVPLIAISLLVTFLYGGLVWNMFPQFVRTNISWEGHISGAIAGTLSAIGFMHRGPQRPEPFADDEEEEEEIKKEKNTVSE
- a CDS encoding glycogen debranching enzyme N-terminal domain-containing protein; the encoded protein is MSYLRFDKTLMINLQESLPREILRTNKSGAYHCTTIVDCNTRKYHGLLVIPVPNLDDENHVLLSSLDETVIQHGAEFNLGLHKYQGNHFSPNGHKYIREFDCEKIPATTYRVGGVILRKEKIFVHHENRILIRYTLVDAHSATTLRLRPFLAFRSVREYTHENGQASRNYQPVENGIKTCMYSGYPELFMQLNKKNEFHFQPDWYRGIEYPKEQERGYDFYEDLYVPGYFEIDIKKGDSVVFSAGISGIAPRNLKRIFDSEVEDRTPRDSFYHCLKNSAHQFHNKQGEEHYVFAGYPWFKCRARDLFISLPGLTLGIEEQEEFEDVMKTAEKAIRQFVNGEPLTYKIYEIEHPDVLLWAVWALQQYAKETSRERCRQMYGALLEEIMSYILGRKHSNLFLHENGLLYTNGTEKAVTWMNSTVNGKPVTPRTGYIVEVNALWYNALRFTADMFREGGNTLLADNLDARAEMAGKSFVDVFRNEYGYLFDYVNGYMMDWSVRPNMIFAVAFDYSPLDRVQKKQVLDIVTKELLTPKGLRTLSPKSGGYNPNYVGPQQQRDYAYHQGTAWPWLMGFYMEAYLRIYKMSGISFVERYLIGMEDEMTSHCIGALPELFDGNPPFVGRGAVSFAMNTAEILRILKLLSKYNL
- the guaA gene encoding glutamine-hydrolyzing GMP synthase, with translation MQEKILILDFGSQTTQLIGRRLRELNVYCEIVPYNKFPYGDASVKGVILSGSPFSVYDKSAFKVDLSGIRGKYPILGICYGAQFISYSNGGRVEPAGTREYGRAHLSSFDSANALFKRVKKNTQIWMSHGDTITAIPDNFKVIASTDKVVIAAYQIQGEDVWGVQFHPEVFHSEDGTQILRNFVVEICGCSQSWSAASFVDTTVAELKALLGNDRVILGLSGGVDSSVAAVLLNRAIGNNLTCIFVDHGLLRKDEFKNVMHDYECLGLNVVGVDASDKFFKDLEGITDPETKRKIIGRDFIEVFDAEAHKITDARWLAQGTIYPDRIESLNITGKTIKSHHNVGGLPEEMNLRLCEPLQWLFKDEVRRVGRELGMPEQLITRHPFPGPGLAVRILGDITREKVRTLQEADDIFIQGLRNWKVKDVDGNETSLYHQVWQAGVILLPVQSVGVMGDERTYERAVALRAVTSTDAMTADWAHLPYEFLGKVSNDIINKVRGVNRVTYDISSKPPSTIEWE
- a CDS encoding Crp/Fnr family transcriptional regulator, with product MNTMFDTILQLPLFQGLAQEDFTNILEKIKLSFTKHKAGEVIVKAGDVCGRLIFTLKGEVASTTLSKDNSYSFTEYFQAPYLIEPQSPFGMNTVHVSTLTARTEVHTVSVSKDFVRTELLKYEIFRLNYINIISNRTQNLNNRLWTKSAPSLEEHIKNFILSHIERPSGEKALKIKMEVLAQVMNDTRLGVSKVLNNMQKKGLIELHRGEIVIPDAEKLL
- a CDS encoding glycosyltransferase family 4 protein, encoding MKVLMFGWEFPPKIYGGLAVASYGITKGLSLQGDVETVFCMPKPTGEEEDFLKIVGMNQVPVVWRDVDYNYLKSRLTGKMSPEDYWSFRDHIYADFSYLHVNDIGCMEFAGGYPGNLHEEINNFSIIAGVVARQQQFDIIHAHDWLTYPAGVHAKMVSGKPLCIHVHATDFDRSRGKVNPTVYAMEKNGMDYADCIMCVSELTRRTVINEYHQNPKKVFAMHNAVYPLSQEYQDISRPDHSKEKVVTFLGRITMQKGPEYFVEAAALVLKRTRNIRFVMAGSGDMMNAMINLAAERGIADRFHFPGFMKGKQVYEVYKNSDVFVMPSVSEPFGIAPLEAMQCGTPSVISKQSGCGEILDKVMKTDYWDIHAMADAIYSICTNPALFHYLQEEGKKEVDGITWEKVGLKIRALYEDVLRNYGK